GCCCGCATTCGAAGCGCAAGCGCTACGCACTGCAGAAGATTGTGATGCGCAAGGCAGAAGAACTGCCACAAGTCGGCTGATCGCCAAGGAAATAACAAGAGGCCCTTATGTTACAAATGCTCTCATGGTTGAAAGTTGCAGATAATACCGGTGCACGTCAGGTGCAGGTCATCAAGGTTCTGGGTGGCTCTAAAAAGCGCTACGCCGGTGTGGGTGACATTATCGTTGTTGCGGTCAAGGCCGCGACACCTGCGTATGGTATCAAAGACTCGGCAGGTAAAAAAGACCATAAGAAGCAAGTGCAGCGGGCTGTAATCGTGCGCACTAAAAAAGAACTGCGCCGTCCCGATGGCTCGTATATTCGTTTCGATGAAAACGCGTGCGCGCTCATCGACAACCAGAACAACCCCAAGGGAACGCGTATCTTTGGGCCGGTTGCGCGCGAACTGCGCGACCGCCAGTTCATGAAGATCATTTCTCTGGCCCCCGAAGTATTGTGAGGATTAATGAAATCTGCAGCTGAAAAAGTGAAGACCCGCCTGAAAGTCA
The sequence above is a segment of the Turneriella parva DSM 21527 genome. Coding sequences within it:
- the rplN gene encoding 50S ribosomal protein L14, coding for MLQMLSWLKVADNTGARQVQVIKVLGGSKKRYAGVGDIIVVAVKAATPAYGIKDSAGKKDHKKQVQRAVIVRTKKELRRPDGSYIRFDENACALIDNQNNPKGTRIFGPVARELRDRQFMKIISLAPEVL